One window from the genome of Entelurus aequoreus isolate RoL-2023_Sb linkage group LG04, RoL_Eaeq_v1.1, whole genome shotgun sequence encodes:
- the LOC133647790 gene encoding uncharacterized protein LOC133647790, with protein sequence MAPPLSAAESQQRYRARRDADPERRQQYLENGREKWKRDREKGIHTGINDVSEREKRAKRKKWREAKRATRAKARRSQDTPPATPDNQPETGSGPPRQRRQGEKRTRIGRRKRQRDMALLKAQLDREIRSKEKYRDISCFCQRLDGQLDCACFDLKVATLDGVPVPPPTQTPPTENRETPWRPEEVDSKYIGDWCVVKYDDDVYPGIIMDVEEHSIRVKCMHRNGVNKFCWPSPRDDVSWYADDQLLCLIPEPQALNKRSVQLEKSTWKYMEDHYVN encoded by the exons ATGGCACCTCCACTAAGTGCAGCTGAATCACAACAGCGTTACAGAGCACGTCGTGATGCTGACCCAGAGAGAAGACAGCAATACCTGGAGAACGGGAGAGAAAAATGGAAAAGGGACAGAGAGAAAGGCATACATACTGGTATCAATGATGTCAGTGAGAGAGAGAAAAGGGCAAAGAGGAAGAAATGGAGAGAGGCAAAGAGAGCAACCAGGGCCAAAGCCAGGAGATCACAGGACACTCCCCCTGCAACTCCAGACAATCAGCCAGAGACAGGATCAGGGCCTCCAAG GCAACGCCGTCAAGGTGAAAAAAGAACAAGAATTGGAAGGAGAAAGCGTCAACGAGACATGGCCCTTTTAAAAGCCCAACTGGATAGAGAAATAAGAAGCAAGGAAAAGTACAGGGACATCAGTTGTTTCTGTCAGAGGCTGGATGGTCAACTGGATTGTGCCTGCTTCGACCTTAAAGTAGCTACTCTGGATGGAGTTCCAGTGCCGCCCCCAACACAGACACCCCCAACCGAGAACAGAGAGACCCCATGGCGACCAGAGGAGGTTGACAGCAAGTACATTGGAGATTGGTGTGTTGTCAAGTATGATGATGACGTGTACCCTGGAATCATCATGGATGTCGAAGAGCATAGCATTCGGGTGAAGTGCATGCATCGCAATGGGGTAAACAAATTCTGCTGGCCAAGTCCACGCGATGATGTCAGCTGGTATGCAGATGACCAACTTCTCTGTCTTATACCAGAGCCACAAGCACTCAACAAGCGCTCTGTCCAACTGGAGAAGTCCACATGGAAATACATGGAAGACCACTATGTAAACTAG